The Microbacterium foliorum genome has a window encoding:
- a CDS encoding WXG100 family type VII secretion target produces the protein MSGEISAADGALQRGAGIVSSSKQDIIGELNSIQSQLSSIGSSWQGAGAAAFTQTFQAWQEKSRRITNALDEFEQNLRDSQSAYTQTDDTSAQSQNKFMGRLG, from the coding sequence GTGAGCGGAGAGATCTCTGCAGCGGATGGAGCCCTGCAGCGGGGCGCCGGTATCGTCAGCAGCTCGAAGCAGGACATCATCGGCGAACTGAACTCGATTCAGTCTCAGCTGTCAAGCATCGGATCGTCGTGGCAGGGCGCGGGGGCCGCGGCGTTCACACAGACGTTCCAGGCGTGGCAGGAGAAGTCCCGCCGCATCACGAACGCTCTGGACGAGTTCGAGCAGAACCTGCGCGACTCGCAGTCGGCCTACACGCAGACCGACGACACGTCTGCGCAGTCGCAGAACAAGTTCATGGGCCGTCTCGGCTGA
- a CDS encoding WXG100 family type VII secretion target has protein sequence MSGNGYKMQFGAVDTAGADLVRGANNIDNKLSQMEDALKPLQADWTGSASEAYIQAKAKWNAALTEMKALLNDIGRQVSQDSQDGQANENRNMNRW, from the coding sequence ATGAGTGGTAACGGATACAAGATGCAGTTCGGCGCCGTCGACACGGCGGGTGCCGATCTCGTTCGCGGCGCGAACAACATCGACAACAAGCTCTCTCAGATGGAAGACGCGCTCAAGCCGCTTCAGGCGGACTGGACCGGTTCGGCATCCGAGGCGTACATCCAGGCGAAGGCCAAGTGGAACGCGGCCCTGACCGAGATGAAGGCGCTTCTGAACGACATCGGGCGTCAGGTCTCGCAGGACTCGCAGGACGGTCAGGCGAACGAGAACAGGAACATGAACCGCTGGTGA
- a CDS encoding recombinase family protein, whose protein sequence is MSETIDPMKATASVDEALTSPLHLPHAAAECPKCFTELQQNRDFWVARPDGSRLVGLVVSREGMPSVVEQREDLTRFGVPIEGFRHPAPDILESWSDRLSRLIATLKPGDVLVVANINALGRDAEEGARTAKELRSHGIIVKVLSHNARHLADATR, encoded by the coding sequence ATGAGCGAGACGATCGATCCGATGAAGGCGACGGCATCCGTCGACGAGGCCCTGACGAGTCCGCTGCACCTGCCGCACGCGGCCGCGGAGTGCCCGAAGTGCTTCACCGAGCTGCAGCAGAACCGCGATTTCTGGGTCGCGCGCCCGGACGGATCGCGCCTGGTCGGGCTCGTCGTCTCGCGAGAGGGCATGCCCTCGGTCGTCGAGCAGCGTGAGGACCTCACCCGGTTCGGGGTGCCGATCGAGGGATTCCGTCATCCGGCCCCCGACATCCTCGAGTCCTGGAGCGACCGGCTCTCGCGCCTGATCGCGACGTTGAAGCCCGGCGACGTCCTCGTCGTGGCGAACATCAACGCCCTCGGGCGTGACGCCGAAGAGGGCGCGCGCACCGCCAAGGAGCTGCGCAGCCACGGCATCATCGTCAAGGTGCTGAGCCACAACGCTCGCCACCTGGCCGACGCCACCCGCTGA
- a CDS encoding malate dehydrogenase, whose product MTTTITLTGAGGQIGYALLFRIAAGDLLGPEEKVRLRLLEIPQGLGAAEGAALELQDGAFGLLEQVEVTDDPAVGFDGADLALLVGARPRGPGMERGDLLAANAGIFGPQGAAIAAHAADGVRVTVVGNPANTNALIAAASADGVPAERFSALTRLDENRARAQLAQTLAVPVDTVRRVPIWGNHSATQFPDVSHATVAGRPVTEALETIVGDVSVWLDETFIPRVAKRGAEIIAVRGSSSVASAANATIEHVRDWVHGTDDWTSAGVVSHGEYGVPEGLISSFPVRAVDGEWRIVEGLEVSEWARSRIDASVAELTEEREAVRALGML is encoded by the coding sequence ATGACGACCACGATCACACTGACCGGTGCCGGCGGACAGATCGGATACGCGCTGCTGTTCCGCATCGCCGCCGGTGACCTCCTCGGGCCGGAGGAGAAGGTGCGGCTGCGACTGCTGGAGATCCCTCAGGGGCTGGGTGCGGCCGAGGGGGCGGCGCTCGAGCTGCAGGACGGCGCCTTCGGCCTCCTCGAGCAGGTCGAGGTGACCGACGACCCCGCCGTGGGATTCGACGGCGCCGACCTGGCGCTGCTGGTGGGCGCTCGTCCTCGCGGCCCCGGCATGGAGCGCGGTGACCTCCTCGCCGCGAACGCGGGCATCTTCGGCCCGCAGGGTGCCGCGATCGCCGCGCACGCGGCCGACGGTGTGCGTGTCACGGTCGTGGGGAACCCGGCCAACACGAACGCGCTCATCGCCGCGGCCTCGGCCGACGGCGTTCCCGCCGAACGCTTCAGCGCGCTGACCAGGCTCGACGAGAACCGCGCGAGGGCGCAGCTGGCGCAGACACTCGCGGTGCCCGTCGACACCGTGCGCCGGGTCCCGATCTGGGGCAATCACTCCGCGACGCAGTTCCCCGACGTGTCGCACGCGACGGTCGCCGGACGGCCGGTGACGGAGGCGCTCGAGACCATCGTCGGCGACGTCTCGGTCTGGCTCGACGAGACCTTCATCCCCCGCGTAGCGAAGCGCGGGGCCGAGATCATCGCGGTGCGCGGATCGTCTTCGGTGGCGTCGGCCGCGAACGCGACGATCGAGCACGTGCGCGACTGGGTGCACGGCACCGACGACTGGACGTCGGCGGGCGTGGTCTCCCACGGCGAGTATGGCGTGCCCGAGGGCCTGATCTCGTCGTTCCCGGTGCGGGCGGTCGACGGAGAATGGCGGATCGTCGAGGGCCTCGAGGTCAGCGAGTGGGCGCGATCGCGCATCGACGCATCCGTCGCCGAGCTGACCGAGGAACGCGAGGCCGTCCGCGCCCTCGGGATGCTCTGA
- the ypfJ gene encoding KPN_02809 family neutral zinc metallopeptidase, producing the protein MTFNPDADVSGNTARRRGRGAVVAGAGGVGLLGIIALIAGPLLGIDLTGLLGGGGATGGGSEPEGGSVIENCLTGEDANEDVDCRVASAQLALDGFWEDRIDQYRAPQLIIVDGATSTACGTASNAVGPFYCPPEETVYVDPTFFDLMQQQFGASAGELAQLYIVGHEWGHHIQYITGVMDRYPNNGTGPDSNGARIELQADCYAGAWIGRMTEEEDKNGVPYLQAPTEAEITDALNAANTVGDDNIQQQSSGSVNPESFTHGTSAQRQGWFASGYRYGLDMCADPLTVSGAEL; encoded by the coding sequence ATGACCTTCAACCCAGACGCCGACGTCTCCGGCAACACCGCTCGCCGACGGGGCCGCGGAGCCGTCGTCGCCGGGGCGGGCGGGGTCGGACTGCTCGGCATCATCGCCCTCATCGCCGGGCCCCTTCTGGGCATCGATCTGACCGGCCTGCTCGGCGGCGGGGGCGCCACCGGCGGCGGCTCCGAGCCCGAGGGCGGCAGCGTGATCGAGAACTGCCTCACCGGGGAAGACGCGAACGAGGACGTCGACTGCCGGGTGGCGAGCGCACAGCTCGCGCTCGACGGGTTCTGGGAGGACCGCATCGACCAGTACCGGGCGCCGCAGCTGATCATCGTCGACGGAGCGACCTCGACCGCCTGCGGCACCGCCTCGAACGCGGTCGGGCCGTTCTACTGCCCGCCCGAGGAGACGGTCTACGTCGACCCGACGTTCTTCGATCTCATGCAGCAGCAGTTCGGAGCATCCGCGGGCGAGCTCGCGCAGCTCTACATCGTGGGCCATGAGTGGGGCCACCACATCCAGTACATCACCGGTGTGATGGACCGGTACCCGAACAACGGCACGGGCCCGGACAGCAACGGCGCGCGCATCGAACTGCAGGCCGACTGCTACGCGGGAGCGTGGATCGGGCGGATGACCGAGGAGGAGGACAAGAACGGCGTCCCCTACCTGCAGGCGCCGACCGAGGCCGAGATCACGGACGCCCTGAACGCGGCGAACACGGTCGGTGACGACAACATCCAGCAGCAGTCGTCCGGGTCGGTGAACCCCGAGAGCTTCACGCACGGCACCAGCGCGCAGAGGCAGGGGTGGTTCGCCAGCGGGTACAGGTACGGACTCGACATGTGCGCCGATCCGCTGACCGTGTCCGGCGCAGAGCTCTAG
- the pip gene encoding prolyl aminopeptidase has product MDLDALYPPIEPYETGELLVGDGHRLYWEVSGNPEGKPVVFLHGGPGSGTSPWQRRFFDPAAYRIVLFDQRGCGRSTPHASAPDADLRFITTAHLIADIELLRRNLGVEQWQVFGGSWGSALALAYAQAHPEAVSELVLRGIFTLRREELEWFYEGGAAALFPDLWEEYLAPIPVLERSHLIRAYHRRLFDPDPAVHEPAALAWSRWEASTVTLRPDAAQIAAMSDPRTATAFARIENHFFVNRGWWTEGQLIAGVDGIRHIPAVIVQGRHDVCTPMMTAWDLHTAWPEADFVVVDDAGHSAAEPGIQRALRAATDRFAG; this is encoded by the coding sequence ATGGACCTGGACGCGCTGTATCCGCCGATCGAGCCGTACGAGACCGGCGAGCTGCTGGTCGGCGACGGTCATCGGCTGTACTGGGAGGTCAGCGGCAACCCCGAGGGCAAGCCCGTGGTGTTCCTGCACGGTGGACCCGGCAGCGGCACCTCGCCCTGGCAGCGGCGGTTCTTCGACCCCGCCGCGTATCGGATCGTGCTGTTCGACCAGCGCGGCTGCGGACGCAGCACTCCGCATGCGAGCGCGCCGGATGCCGATCTGCGCTTCATCACCACCGCGCATCTGATCGCCGACATCGAGCTGCTGCGCCGGAACCTCGGGGTCGAGCAGTGGCAGGTGTTCGGCGGGTCGTGGGGGAGCGCGCTCGCGCTCGCCTATGCGCAGGCGCATCCGGAGGCTGTCAGCGAACTCGTCCTGCGCGGCATCTTCACGTTGCGTCGCGAGGAGCTCGAGTGGTTCTACGAGGGTGGCGCGGCGGCGCTGTTCCCCGATCTGTGGGAGGAGTACCTCGCCCCCATCCCGGTGTTGGAGCGCTCGCACCTGATCCGGGCGTACCACCGGCGGCTCTTCGATCCCGATCCCGCCGTGCACGAGCCCGCCGCCCTCGCGTGGTCGCGGTGGGAGGCGTCGACGGTCACGCTGCGCCCGGATGCCGCGCAGATCGCGGCGATGTCGGACCCGCGTACCGCGACCGCGTTCGCCCGCATCGAGAACCACTTCTTCGTGAATCGCGGCTGGTGGACCGAGGGGCAGCTGATCGCCGGCGTCGACGGCATCCGGCACATCCCCGCCGTCATCGTGCAGGGGCGCCATGACGTCTGCACGCCGATGATGACCGCATGGGATCTGCACACGGCCTGGCCCGAGGCGGACTTCGTGGTCGTCGACGACGCCGGTCACTCGGCCGCCGAGCCGGGCATCCAGCGCGCGCTGCGTGCAGCCACCGACCGGTTCGCGGGCTGA
- a CDS encoding aldehyde dehydrogenase family protein — MTSATTPTGSMTSDLGDGDRARLDEAIGELQVGGRTWAALTLAQRVTLLHGVRTGVAAAAEDWARTAAASKGLDARHPLRGEEWLSGPYSVLGALDAYIETLSRLARGTNPLDGVRVDRAPGGRTRVHAFPLTGIDRLLLSGYTGEVWLKPGTTPNRARAAAGLAQRTPSESAGVALVLGAGNITSIPVLDVLYELLAHNRVALLKVNPTQDALVPIYKRALAPLIGLGLLRIVRGGPSVGAYLTEHPDPAHVHITGSAATFDAIVWGTGTDAAERRRAHTPRLQKPITAELGGVSPIIIVPGEWTDADLAYQAEHVATMRLQNSGHNCIAGQVVILSSDWAQADDFRAALRRAYANAPERPTWYPGAASRMDLAADSYPDALVLGDRLLVEIAEDDDATALQGTEYFAPVLGVVSVPGTGQEFLDTAVAYANEQLQGTLGANLLIDPATEKKLGAGFDRSVAALHYGSIAINGWTAFGFITPTLTWGAFPGSTIDDVGSGIGVVHNALLLDDVERSVVRGPFRPFPRSLPIANGGGHLTILPKPPWFVSSRSGATVSEGLTRFRADGGVLGLLKTLTAALRA, encoded by the coding sequence ATGACTTCCGCGACCACACCCACCGGATCGATGACCTCGGATCTGGGCGACGGAGATCGGGCCCGCCTCGACGAGGCGATCGGCGAGCTGCAGGTGGGCGGCCGCACCTGGGCGGCGCTGACACTGGCGCAGCGCGTCACCCTGCTGCACGGCGTGCGCACCGGCGTGGCTGCCGCCGCCGAGGACTGGGCCCGCACCGCCGCCGCCTCGAAGGGTCTCGACGCACGCCATCCGCTGCGCGGCGAGGAGTGGCTCAGTGGGCCGTACAGCGTTCTGGGTGCCCTCGACGCCTACATCGAGACGCTCTCCCGCCTCGCACGGGGAACGAACCCGCTCGACGGCGTGCGCGTCGACCGTGCGCCCGGCGGCCGCACCCGCGTGCACGCATTCCCGCTGACCGGCATCGACCGTCTGCTGCTCTCGGGCTACACCGGCGAGGTGTGGCTGAAGCCCGGCACCACCCCGAACCGCGCCAGGGCCGCAGCCGGGCTCGCGCAGCGCACGCCGTCGGAATCGGCGGGCGTCGCCCTCGTGCTCGGCGCGGGCAACATCACCTCGATCCCCGTGCTGGACGTGCTGTACGAGCTGCTCGCCCACAACCGCGTCGCCCTGCTGAAGGTCAACCCGACGCAAGACGCTCTCGTGCCGATCTACAAGCGCGCGCTCGCCCCGCTGATCGGCCTCGGACTGCTGCGCATCGTGCGGGGCGGCCCGTCCGTCGGCGCCTACCTGACCGAGCATCCCGATCCGGCGCACGTGCACATCACGGGTTCGGCGGCGACCTTCGACGCGATCGTCTGGGGAACCGGCACGGACGCAGCCGAGCGCCGCCGCGCGCACACCCCCCGACTGCAGAAGCCCATCACGGCGGAGCTCGGCGGCGTCTCGCCGATCATCATCGTGCCGGGCGAGTGGACGGACGCCGACCTCGCCTATCAGGCGGAGCACGTCGCCACCATGCGCCTGCAGAACAGCGGCCACAACTGCATCGCCGGCCAGGTGGTGATCCTGTCGTCCGACTGGGCTCAGGCCGACGACTTCCGTGCGGCACTCCGACGGGCCTACGCGAACGCCCCCGAGCGACCGACCTGGTACCCGGGAGCGGCGTCGCGGATGGACCTCGCGGCCGACTCCTACCCTGACGCTCTCGTCCTCGGCGACCGGCTGCTGGTCGAGATCGCGGAGGACGACGACGCGACGGCGCTGCAGGGCACCGAGTACTTCGCACCCGTGCTCGGCGTCGTCTCGGTGCCCGGCACCGGGCAGGAGTTCCTCGACACCGCCGTGGCCTACGCGAACGAGCAGCTGCAGGGCACGCTCGGTGCGAACCTGCTGATCGACCCGGCCACCGAGAAGAAGCTCGGCGCAGGATTCGACCGATCCGTGGCAGCGCTGCACTACGGCTCCATCGCCATCAACGGCTGGACGGCCTTCGGCTTCATCACGCCGACCCTCACCTGGGGTGCGTTCCCCGGAAGCACGATCGACGACGTCGGCAGCGGGATCGGCGTCGTGCACAATGCGCTGCTGCTCGACGATGTCGAGCGGTCGGTCGTCCGCGGACCGTTCCGGCCGTTCCCCCGCTCGCTGCCGATCGCCAACGGCGGCGGACACCTCACGATCCTGCCGAAGCCCCCGTGGTTCGTGTCGTCGCGCTCCGGGGCGACGGTCAGCGAAGGGCTGACGCGCTTCCGCGCCGACGGCGGCGTCCTCGGACTCCTGAAGACGCTGACGGCGGCGCTGCGCGCCTGA
- a CDS encoding MFS transporter, with protein sequence MSSVARPEHAPAHLSPRTIALYAVGSLGTGGYATLPGLVLTYFLTDNLGVAALVAGVIVTAAKVWDVVIDPLIGAASDRQYARTGSRRGLMVVGALTLPLFFALTFAVPPSWGPTAGAICVLLAFLATATSFSLFQVPYVALPAELTRGYDERTRLLGWRVVVLTAAILLFGAGGPELRRAGSDPVAGYLLMGVVAGVAIGIGMLIASRTADAAPVAGAAAPREDLAATGFRAPYTAGLQTLRRSQPFRALLGTFLLQALATGTMLAAAQYVATWVLRSEAAVTLVFLSLVGPALVATPVWTAIARRIGKERAFAVASGLFTVAAATLVIAAWLPGGWMYGSIAMAGIAYAGLQSLPMAMLPDVISHDEQRSGAGHAGTFTGVWTAGETIGFALGATAVSLTLAATGYISTVAGTTAQQPDEALTGIVLSFSILPAVLMLASLLTLRRYRLRRSDIEA encoded by the coding sequence ATGAGCTCCGTGGCTCGGCCGGAACACGCCCCCGCCCACCTCTCCCCGCGCACGATCGCGCTGTACGCGGTGGGGTCGCTCGGCACCGGTGGCTATGCGACCCTTCCCGGGTTGGTGCTCACCTACTTCCTCACCGACAATCTCGGTGTCGCGGCCCTCGTGGCCGGCGTCATCGTGACGGCGGCGAAGGTCTGGGACGTCGTGATCGATCCGCTCATCGGCGCCGCGTCGGACCGCCAGTACGCGCGCACCGGTTCACGTCGCGGCCTCATGGTCGTGGGGGCGCTCACGCTTCCTCTCTTCTTCGCGCTGACCTTCGCGGTGCCGCCGTCGTGGGGGCCGACCGCCGGGGCGATCTGCGTGCTCCTGGCCTTTCTCGCCACCGCCACCTCGTTCAGCCTGTTCCAGGTGCCCTACGTGGCGCTGCCCGCCGAACTCACCCGCGGCTACGACGAGCGCACCCGTCTGCTGGGATGGCGGGTGGTCGTGCTCACCGCCGCGATCCTGCTCTTCGGCGCCGGCGGACCCGAGCTGCGCCGCGCCGGGTCGGACCCGGTCGCCGGATACCTGCTGATGGGCGTCGTCGCAGGCGTCGCGATCGGGATCGGGATGCTCATCGCCTCCCGCACCGCGGATGCCGCCCCCGTCGCCGGCGCAGCGGCACCGCGCGAGGACCTCGCCGCCACCGGGTTCCGAGCCCCGTACACCGCCGGTCTGCAGACGCTGCGGCGCAGTCAGCCCTTCCGCGCACTTCTGGGCACCTTCCTCCTGCAGGCTCTCGCGACCGGCACGATGCTCGCCGCCGCACAGTACGTCGCCACCTGGGTGCTGCGCAGCGAGGCTGCCGTCACCCTCGTGTTCCTGTCGCTGGTCGGGCCCGCCCTCGTCGCGACCCCCGTGTGGACCGCGATCGCGCGACGGATCGGCAAGGAGCGGGCGTTCGCCGTCGCGAGCGGCCTGTTCACGGTGGCCGCCGCCACGCTCGTGATCGCCGCCTGGCTTCCCGGCGGCTGGATGTACGGCTCGATAGCGATGGCGGGCATCGCGTACGCCGGACTCCAGTCCCTGCCGATGGCGATGCTGCCGGATGTGATCTCGCACGACGAGCAGCGCAGCGGTGCGGGACACGCCGGCACCTTCACGGGGGTGTGGACCGCGGGCGAGACCATCGGCTTCGCCCTCGGCGCCACGGCCGTCTCGCTCACGCTCGCGGCCACCGGGTACATCTCGACCGTCGCCGGCACGACCGCGCAGCAGCCGGACGAGGCCCTCACGGGCATCGTGCTCAGCTTCAGCATCCTGCCCGCGGTGCTCATGCTCGCGAGCCTGCTGACGCTGCGCCGATACCGGCTGCGCCGCTCTGACATCGAGGCGTGA
- a CDS encoding glutaredoxin domain-containing protein, whose protein sequence is MTSAESTITLFGADWCRDCIRTKKQLDSLGIEYTYVDLVAEPSAADVAKEISGRTNIPVVVYPDSSHHVEPSNADVEAKLRELSLI, encoded by the coding sequence ATGACCTCCGCAGAATCCACCATCACCCTCTTCGGCGCCGACTGGTGCCGCGACTGCATCCGCACCAAGAAGCAGCTCGACTCGCTCGGCATCGAGTACACCTACGTCGACCTCGTCGCGGAGCCGTCGGCCGCAGATGTCGCCAAGGAGATCTCGGGGCGCACCAACATCCCCGTGGTGGTCTACCCGGACTCCTCGCACCACGTCGAGCCGTCGAACGCCGACGTCGAGGCGAAGCTGCGCGAGCTCTCCCTCATCTGA
- a CDS encoding SIP domain-containing protein: MTTACEHLEDPDWETIEGVVLIAGDSSDAAAIAAVTARLPWDAEGVVLIEAAARVQFRHIDVPEGVSVRWLLRGDGARQHAKGERLANAVHSWCVEWTCAEPPLQWTVWLGAHTPAHVARMARSLLGVAN; this comes from the coding sequence ATGACCACCGCCTGTGAGCACCTCGAGGATCCGGACTGGGAGACCATCGAAGGGGTGGTGCTCATCGCGGGCGACTCGTCGGATGCCGCCGCCATCGCCGCCGTCACCGCGCGGCTGCCGTGGGATGCGGAGGGCGTGGTGCTGATCGAGGCGGCGGCACGTGTGCAGTTCCGCCACATCGATGTGCCCGAAGGGGTCTCGGTGCGCTGGCTCCTCCGAGGCGACGGTGCACGGCAGCATGCCAAGGGCGAACGACTGGCCAACGCCGTGCACTCATGGTGCGTCGAATGGACATGCGCGGAGCCGCCGCTGCAGTGGACGGTCTGGCTCGGTGCGCACACGCCGGCCCACGTCGCACGGATGGCGCGGAGCCTGCTCGGCGTCGCGAACTGA
- a CDS encoding adenylyltransferase/cytidyltransferase family protein — MGTRIGYAVGAFDLFHVGHLNLLRHAKQHCDVLVAGVVSDEMLRQVKGIEPVIPTAERAEIVRHISFVDDVYVETTPSKMDSWHDVGFTHFFKGDDWRGTEKGLRLERDFAEVGVEVVYFPYTAHTSSSSLRRALDAISAGATVGGTPVLATR, encoded by the coding sequence ATGGGGACGCGCATCGGCTATGCCGTGGGTGCTTTCGACCTGTTTCACGTCGGGCATCTCAACCTTCTTCGTCACGCGAAGCAGCACTGCGACGTCCTCGTCGCCGGTGTCGTCAGCGATGAGATGCTGCGGCAGGTGAAGGGCATCGAGCCCGTCATCCCGACGGCCGAGCGCGCGGAGATCGTGCGCCACATCTCGTTCGTCGACGACGTGTACGTCGAGACGACTCCGTCGAAGATGGACTCCTGGCACGACGTGGGGTTCACGCACTTCTTCAAGGGAGACGACTGGCGCGGCACCGAGAAGGGCCTGCGCCTCGAGCGCGACTTCGCCGAGGTGGGTGTCGAGGTCGTCTACTTCCCGTACACCGCGCACACGTCGAGCTCGTCGTTGCGGCGCGCGCTCGATGCGATCTCGGCGGGCGCCACGGTCGGTGGCACGCCCGTGCTCGCGACGCGCTGA